One Dioscorea cayenensis subsp. rotundata cultivar TDr96_F1 chromosome 17, TDr96_F1_v2_PseudoChromosome.rev07_lg8_w22 25.fasta, whole genome shotgun sequence DNA window includes the following coding sequences:
- the LOC120280662 gene encoding uncharacterized protein LOC120280662 isoform X1, whose protein sequence is MDEDEPIIADQDLDAIEDLDPVEEVEELGESDGEEEAEETSRTMIPAVYKPMLVKILRDLQSPEIKIYSVTSKEFVDLLRSDSGGGVLLEYVKSSPGCGELDESWRAHCGKPGMSYILSLVSVVLDHPLGKSRASGICRNLDNFARAIVGSKLDDIYIELNSQEWRRQSAGLTLLASIVRRGMSLASDVAKTFNFKLPVLTKLSGVRRKKSSNKGAKEKEHRVKRATRRAFVEFAMSFLEVGNPRLLRWVLQQREMYSGVLQMLGSDDAETVVHILSTLRDKVLVPESLVPPGLRSVLFGSVTLEQLICVSGNLEAGMAADIAHEVLVRVCTDPVNGLMPSSTGKGNEKRLFELMKKLKATEAHYHKDLLLAIVKCRLSFCSAYMDDFPYHLEPRPTSLWFAAISLAADIIASMNVDTLIASIGFGSHDSVMNELGNVLKCIIPRAFTRPVINKGLLHHDVLVKHGSLRVLFESLKLVDSLINRIDGIIDSAGLRSVAEIPGERMAGLHGLPGLSSIAEIDRLLGMNKMSSPHTDEQEAERWVSIKQYIQDEVRVLLPDPQVLVKLFSTPSSRVLKHAGTSLKRCASLAESGLRKFKKLKSESINDNIDLVIGGIDDEFTADISETQKKAKSSFTENELDVDKDIKMTMTEIWGLNKSPCSINVLTEPEIYLYSKLLDILTFYLRAMPNALDSTFDFFKILPNDPLNLSFDQQQSVFSMLIECIGLCPGGNTATRAPELMYRHLQPLINTLVFSEDINVQEQAYILARAAMISTGAFDQNLLEVDAWLVFIPGFNTKKNSGKTQITEMFRDWSKVVISFLCDAVSTIGNNLYKNMDHMRQLIFEIYGHNDSYPGFSPLTICILQKCLRLLDSDSGNFKLHEKSCISLYVCSTLILISQMEVGTTLLPRLVQSILTEKFKPSCSNDEDSKASLCEWMPLRNLLLFASNIVNRPSCSSFCALEGNGNVSDNSFTSILERVKGFLENDHVGGLEGVAVALSSSIFCASRDDILKSFPLLIMSSKVLFRSHLQLLSWAFFSDPRFLADVAHRWSDMFFSAFEMIGGSISHDRKSDSDISSKDDANFILRSTGTDNVDQTESAAIAFSLLLKQSPFYLLLSGIMSFGSCKLDSTKILGILRSTRVLDLLRIKLFEGSERIPILYLQCLLFWAHHILSAYRAKPCDVLEELFYTCFTLIEDLFEHLVAGFSDTANSKTSCKSTVTQFQDAIDLIMHHPTITLSFSCPLSSSKKVQSDNLGDCVETFLASSKQCYHPIDQRVLLFSKKVIEFLTVFCNGSSSYNLDHASFEQILKAPADLVEKTELLFKEKFEFCVMTRDLGPLPPSFYAFHALARLKSPFELLRLVRWMFCKLDNEKSGYISAYVPVICVALFIADIALDMLYMILKQPMMKSQLNLFLDLNTGDFDLSILKNIYFKILDFAMFFNLQCADECLFKVANAVHKQKFVKPQPALLPLYMLSLRMFVGCPTKTFLHLFYPASKTKAKTLLHLIEASPVHMSLFGKIFTGIVINNLSVIDSLNMGITCLDEGEIAVERQTDAQLEGDFVLMLPAALSYLTKNINETQKQDFKIFENMLAFYSRVLLDGFSNWKRYVSGDIFHEDFDDLELELLADFSQLFCCSLLGKAVLLLQYAFAMKGISIGTQQRLKIFYSIYPHSTESDEILDGELRNIESLTFNESLRLANEIACKITFTSLLLLPPEKSVVFGANDADEKFQEMPAAQESNQLSSAGLHFLNILITTLEYVVGKCPWRSDGFLRSCHTDSVHLLRYLEQSILQYIVQISTKIQSYLTQLPSIPFLIPFIRSSLLHRFEDPVRLKAIRCMISLSQGSFSYSEVFHLLLGHSKFVPTILYSESTSDPFVYSSAGTFLQPVPSILKSIVFPSIEQQNIGKSRCAATLKSTFQSGALGERKLELIKLLRVLVYYIKDKQQNTESFSIVGFNSKELISLLLSGYGATMSELDLETLHLMHEIESMEGSSYDIISEFDYLWGASVMKTRNELVLDGLVALNENSNSELMEEQHRRLFRENIPVDSGLCVMTVLHVCNDRTSRHGALSVKRLVDDSLMVSAEPVTMNTVQGYDPVFILRFAIHSLMMDYVDPIEFSQVGLLAVTLASISSADEEIRKLGYESLGRFKQALEKIRSKDALQIKLLLTYLQNGIQEPWQKIPSIIAIFAAEASFVLLDPSQDRFRKISKLLVHSPRVNLKTVPLLHTMFASDSIHFRSDCLWILRLLLAGLNSYDDAKIYLGNGLLELLLSFYSSSLSDFGSNILIIQIVNRAVKVRLLANYLVKECGLISWLSTIVSSYGQQLDGGKKEISLKAMTCALKVLSDVLSLRPITEWLQDYDLEQLSELSTHLFSLLLGPLKFLKENIMLVNSILHVIKSTLMISYKRKLYQPHILFSLEGLFLLWQRLHSELDNFGFEDTFQLGIDILLLSLPMPIFSHMDHARLAKLFILAISAALSSLSCPSKEPDPAMVLNKDQRGKESVFMKLLRWIIASVILGRISGKSSKINSKMLNRTGIESLQSLLEAVEEEKDASREEDFRSNEALAAIILYLQQISGMNVSTISSVVSALCLLLLPSSSTAVKEVLDTNRSTIAFLCSKIRCPIEANSSWRWSYYQPWNNFTSSKTDIEEMEEKHACQSLLMIFSNAFGGEYLGLPPLSHQDVEISELFEWEKHNLLQTIQ, encoded by the exons ATGGACGAAGACGAACCTATCATCGCCGATCAGGACCTTGACGCCATTGAAGACCTCGATCCAG TGGAAGAGGTTGAAGAGCTCGGAGAATCCGATGGCGAAGAAGAGGCGGAGGAGACTTCAAGAACCATGATTCCGGCTGTCTATAAACCGATGCTTGTGAAGATATTGCGTGATTTGCAGTCCCCTGAGATCAAGATATACTCTGTAACGTCTAAGGAGTTTGTTGATCTTCTTCGGAGTGATTCTGGCGGTGGAGTCTTGCTTGAGTATGTGAAGTCATCACCGGGATGTGGAGAACTTGATGAATCATGGCGAGCTCATTGTGGTAAGCCTGGGATGTCTTATATCCTGTCTTTGGTTTCTGTGGTGCTTGATCATCCCTTAGGTAAGTCGAGAGCAAGCGGAATTTGTAGGAATCTTGATAATTTTGCTCGTGCTATTGTTGGATCGAAGCTGGATGATATTTACATTGAGTTGAATAGCCAAGAATGGAGACGGCAGAGTGCAGGGTTGACTCTCCTTGCTTCAATTGTTAGGCGTGGGATGAGTTTGGCATCGGATGTGGCTAAAACTTTCAACTTTAAGCTCCCAGTGCTCACCAAGCTCTCTGGGGTGAGGAGGAAGAAGAGTAGCAATAAGGGAGCAAAGGAAAAGGAGCACCGTGTGAAGCGTGCCACAAGACGTGCCTTTGTGGAGTTCGCCATGTCTTTTCTTGAAGTTGGGAATCCGAGGTTGTTGAGGTGGGTTCTTCAGCAGAGAGAGATGTATTCTGGAGTGCTCCAGATGCTGGGGAGTGATGATGCTGAGACAGTTGTACATATTTTGTCTACGTTACGTGACAAGGTTCTTGTTCCTGAATCTCTTGTGCCTCCGGGACTCCGGAGTGTGCTGTTTGGGAGTGTCACACTTGAGCAGTTGATTTGTGTCTCAGGGAATCTTGAGGCAGGAATGGCTGCTGATATTGCTCATGAAGTTTTGGTGAGAGTCTGTACAGATCCTGTTAATGGTCTGATGCCCAGTTCAACTGGGAAGGGGAATGAAAAACGGTTGTTTGAGCTGATGAAGAAGCTGAAAGCTACCGAGGCTCATTATCACAAGGATCTGCTTCTGGCCATTGTCAAATGCAGGCTATCTTTCTGTTCAGCCTACATGGATGACTTCCCATACCATCTTGAACCTCGCCCAACATCATTGTG GTTTGCTGCTATATCCCTTGCAGCTGACATAATAGCTTCGATGAATGTGGATACTCTAATTGCTTCTATCGGATTTGGTTCTCATGATTCAGTGATGAATGAATTGGGAAATGTCTTGAAGTGCATTATTCCCCGTGCATTTACCCGGCCAGTGATAAATAAGGGTTTGCTTCATCATGATGTTCTTGTGAAACATGGGTCTTTGAGGGTGCTTTTTGAATCACTTAAGTTAGTGGACAGTCTGATCAACAGAATTGATGGCATAATAGATAGTGCCGGATTGAGATCAGTAGCGGAGATCCCCGGAGAAAGGATGGCTGGCTTACATGGTCTTCCTGGGTTGAGTTCTATAGCAGAGATTGATAGGCTTTTAGGGATGAACAAGATGTCTTCCCCTCACACTGATGAACAAGAAGCTGAGCGGTGGGTTTCTATAAAGCAGTATATTCAAGATGAGGTCAGGGTATTACTGCCTGATCCTCAAGTTTTGGTTAAACTGTTCTCTACACCAAGTAGCAGAGTTTTAAAGCATGCGGGAACAAGTTTGAAAAGATGCGCAAGTTTGGCAGAATCTGGCTTGCGAAAATTCAAGAAGCTGAAATCTGAATCAATCAATGATAATATTGATCTTGTTATTGGTGGTATAGACGATGAATTTACTGCTGATATCTCTGAGACTCAGAAAAAAGCTAAATCTAGTTTTACCGAAAATGAATTGGATGTAGACAAGGATATTAAAATGACTATGACGGAGATTTGGGGCTTGAACAAGAGCCCATGTAGTATTAATGTATTGACAGAGCCTGAAATTTATTTGTACTCTAAGCTGCTTGACATTCTCACCTTCTACCTG AGAGCAATGCCGAATGCTTTGGACAGCacatttgatttcttcaaaattcTGCCCAATGATCCTTTAAATCTCTCTTTTGACCAGCAGCAGTCTGTCTTTTCTATGTTAATAGAATGCATTGGACTTTGTCCAGGGGGCAACACTGCAACCAGAGCCCCTGAACTAATGTACAGGCATTTGCAACCACTAATCAATACCTTGGTATTTTCAGAAGATATAAATGTTCAAGAACAAGCCTATATCTTGGCACGAGCAGCCATGATAAGCACTGGGGCGTTTGACCAGAACCTCTTAGAAGTTGATGCATGGCTTGTCTTCATACCAGgatttaatacaaaaaaaaattctggtAAAACTCAAATAACTGAAATGTTTCGTGACTGGTCTAAGGTGGTTATTTCCTTTCTTTGTGATGCTGTTTCGACAATTGGGAATAACTTATACAAGAATATGGACCACATGCGGCAGCTTATCTTTGAGATTTATGGTCACAACG ATTCTTATCCGGGTTTCAGCCCTCTTACCATTTGCATCTTACAGAAGTGCCTAAGGCTATTGGACTCTGATTCTGGAAATTTCAAATTGCATGAAAAGTCATGTATATCATTGTATGTTTGTTCgacattaattttgatttcacaAATGGAG GTAGGTACCACCTTACTTCCTCGTCTGGTTCAGTCGATTTTAACGGAGAAATTCAAACCTTCCTGCTCTAATGATGAGGATTCTAAAGCATCCCTTTGTGAGTGGATGCCATTAAGAAATCTGTTACTTTTTGCAAGCAATATAGTGAATCGACCAAGTTGTTCTTCCTTTTGTGCTTTAGAAGGTAATGGGAATGTGAGTGATAACTCTTTCACTTCAATACTTGAGAGGGTAAAGGGGTTTCTGGAGAATGATCATGTTGGTGGCCTTGAAGGAGTTGCAGTTGCATTATCATCATCCATATTCTGTGCTTCTCGTGATGATATATTGAAAAGCTTCCCTTTGCTCATTATGTCTTCCAAAGTACTTTTTAGATCTCATCTTCAGTTGTTGTCATGGGCATTTTTCAGTGATCCAAGATTTCTTGCTGATGTTGCTCATCGGTGGTCAGATATGTTTTTTTCTGCTTTTGAGATGATTGGAGGGAGTATTAGCCATGACAGGAAATCTGACAGTGATATTAGCTCAAAGGACGATGCCAACTTTATATTGAGATCTACTGGTACTGACAATGTCGATCAGACGGAATCAGCTGCTATCGCTTTCAGTTTACTCTTGAAACAGTCTCCATTTTATCTGCTGTTATCTGGAATCATGAGCTTTGGCAGTTGTAAACTGGATTCAACCAAAATTCTGGGCATATTGCGTTCAACTAGAGTACTTGATTTACTTCGCATTAAGTTATTTGAAGGCTCAGAACGTATTCCTATCTTATATCTCCAATGTCTACTTTTCTGGGCGCACCACATACTCTCAGCTTATAGAGCTAAGCCCTGTGATGTTCTTGAAGAACTTTTTTACACATGTTTCACTCTGATTGAAGACTTGTTTGAGCATCTTGTGGCAGGTTTCTCTGATACTGCCAATTCAAAAACTTCATGCAAATCTACAGTCACCCAATTTCAAGATGCAATTGATCTCATCATGCATCATCCTACTATTACGCTATCATTTTCATGCCCTTTGTCCAGTAGCAAGAAAGTTCAAAGTGACAACTTGGGAGATTGTGTAGAAACCTTCCTTGCTTCTTCAAAGCAGTGTTATCACCCAATAGATCAACGTGTTTTGCTGTTTTCCAAGAAGGTTATTGAGTTTTTGACAGTTTTTTGCAATGGATCTTCTTCATATAATCTTGATCATGCTTCCTTTGAACAAATTCTAAAAGCCCCTGCTGACCTGGTTGAGAAGACAGAGTTGTTATTCAAGGAAAAATTTGAGTTTTGTGTCATGACGAGGGATTTGGGACCTCTTCCCCCTAGTTTTTATGCCTTCCATGCCTTGGCACGTCTGAAATCACCATTTGAGTTGCTTCGACTGGTTCGCTGGATGTTCTGTAAACTTGATAATGAAAAGTCAGGTTACATATCAGCGTATGTTCCTGTCATCTGTGTGGCCTTGTTTATTGCTGATATTGCATTAGATATGCTATACATGATATTAAAACAGCCAATGATGAAATCACAACTGAATCTATTTTTGGACTTGAACACTGGAGATTTTGATCTGTCAATTcttaagaatatatattttaagattcTTGATTTTGCCATGTTCTTCAATTTGCAATGCGCAGATGAATGCTTGTTTAAGGTGGCAAATGCTGTCCATAAGCAGAAATTTGTAAAACCTCAGCCAGCTTTGCTTCCATTATATATGTTATCATTGAGGATGTTTGTTGGCTGCCCCACTAAAACGTTTTTGCACTTGTTCTATCCAGCAAGTAAGACGAAAGCAAAAACACTTTTACATCTGATTGAAGCCAGTCCTGTTCATATGAGTTTGTTTGGAAAGATATTCACAGGTATTGTAATCAACAATTTGTCTGTTATAGATTCGTTGAACATGGGCATAACCTGCCTGGATGAGGGTGAGATAGCTGTGGAGAGGCAGACAGATGCACAGTTGGAAGGTGATTTTGTTCTGATGCTACCTGCTGCTTTGTCATATTTGacaaaaaacatcaatgaaACTCAAAAAcaggatttcaaaatttttgagaACATGCTGGCCTTCTATTCTAGAGTCCTTCTAGATGGCTTCTCAAATTGGAAGAGGTATGTTTCTGGGGATATATTTCATGAGGATTTTGATGATCTTGAGCTGGAACTGTTGGCAGACTTTTCTCAACTTTTCTGCTGCTCTCTTCTTGGGAAAGCTGTTCTTCTTTTGCAATATGCTTTTGCTATGAAGGGTATTTCAATTGGGACGCAGCAGAGATTgaagattttttattcaatttatcCACATTCGACTGAATCAGATGAAATTCTAGATGGTGAACTTAGAAATATTGAATCTCTTACTTTTAATGAATCCTTAAGACTTGCCAATGAGATTGCCTGTAAGATAACTTTCACAAGTCTATTGTTACTCCCACCAGAAAAATCAGTGGTCTTTGGGGCAAATGATGCGGATGAAAAATTTCAGGAGATGCCTGCAGCTCAGGAATCTAACCAGTTGAGTTCTGCAGGGCTgcactttttaaatattttaattacgACTTTGGAGTATGTTGTTGGAAAATGCCCTTGGAGGTCAGATGGTTTTCTAAGGTCATGTCATACTGATTCTGTTCACCTTTTAAGATATTTAGAACAGTCTATTCTGCAGTATATCGTTCAAATTTCCACTAAGATTCAAAGTTACCTTACCCAGTTGCCTTCCATTCCTTTTCTAATTCCCTTTATTAGATCATCTCTACTTCATAGATTTGAGGATCCTGTTCGATTGAAAGCAATTCGTTGTATGATTTCATTATCTCAAGGATCCTTTTCATATTCTGAAGTTTTTCATCTTTTGCTTGGTCACTCTAAATTTGTTCCTACAATACTCTATAGTGAATCAACTTCTGATCCATTTGTTTATTCATCTGCTGGGACATTTTTGCAGCCAGTCCCCAGCATTTTGAAATCAATTGTTTTCCCTTCCATTGAACAGCAAAACATTGGAAAAAGCAGGTGTGCTGCTACTTTGAAATCAACATTCCAGTCTGGTGCTTTAGGTGAGAGAAAACTAGAACTAATTAAACTGCTCAGGGTACTTGTGTATTATATCAAGGACAAGCAGCAAAATACTGAATCCTTTAGTATTGTTGGTTTCAATTCAAAGGAATTGATTTCTTTGCTTTTGTCTGGTTATGGTGCAACTATGAGTGAACTAGACTTGGAGACACTCCATCTCATGCATGAGATTGAGTCGATGGAAGGATCTTCCTATGACATCATTTCAGAATTTGATTATCTCTGGGGTGCTTCTGTAATGAAAACTAGAAATGAACTGGTACTTGATGGATTGGTGGCACTCAATGAGAATAGTAATAGTGAATTAATGGAGGAACAACACCGAAGGCTATTTAGGGAGAACATTCCAGTTGATTCAGGATTGTGTGTTATGACCGTATTGCACGTTTGTAATGATCGGACTTCGAGGCATGGTGCACTGTCAGTAAAGAGGCTTGTGGATGATAGTTTAATGGTTTCTGCAGAG CCTGTCACCATGAACACAGTTCAAGGATATGATCCTGTGTTTATTTTGCGATTTGCAATTCATAGTTTAATGATGGATTACGTCGACCCAATCGAATTTTCTCAAGTTGGTTTACTCGCTGTCACACTGGCGAGCATATCTTCAGCTGATGAAGAGATAAGGAAACTGGGTTACGAATCCCTTGGAAGATTCAAGCAAGCATTAGAG aaAATTCGCAGCAAAGATGCATTACAGATTAAACTTCTTTTAACATATTTGCAAAATGGAATTCAAGAACCATGGCAAAAAATTCCTTCTATTATTGCCATATTTGCTGCAGAAGCCTCTTTTGTACTATTGGACCCTTCACAAGATCGTTTCCGTAAAATAAGCAAGCTATTGGTGCATTCTCCAAGGGTGAATCTAAAG ACTGTACCTTTGCTTCATACCATGTTTGCAAGTGATTCCATCCATTTTAGATCTGATTGTTTGTGGATTCTCCGGCTGTTACTTGCGGGGTTGAATTCATATGATGATGCTAAAATTTATTTGGGAAACGGCCTTCTTGAGCTTCTGCTAAGCTTTTATTCCTCTTCCCTCTCAGATTTTGGGTCAAATATACTGATTATTCAG ATTGTGAATAGAGCAGTCAAAGTGCGTTTACTGGCTAATTATTTAGTGAAGGAATGTGGTTTAATTTCATGGCTTTCTACTATTGTCTCATCCTATGGCCAACAACTTGATGgaggaaagaaagaaatttcATTAAAAGCCATGACATGTGCTCTGAAG gTGCTGAGTGATGTATTATCTTTGAGACCAATCACTGAATGGCTGCAAGACTATGACCTTGAGCAGCTGTCAGAACTTTcaactcatttattttctttgttgctGGGTCCCCTGAAGTTTCTGAAGGAAAATATTATGCTAGTGAATTCCATTTTACATGTGATTAAATCAACTCTGATGATTTCGTATAAGCGGAAGCTATACCAACCACATATTCTGTTCTCGCTTGagggtttatttctattatGGCAGAGACTTCATTCAGAACTTGATAATTTTGGATTTGAAGATACCTTTCAGCTTGGAATTGATATCCTCCTTTTGAGCTTGCCAATGCCCATCTTTTCTCACATG GATCATGCTAGACTTGCAAAACTGTTTATTTTGGCAATATCTGCTGCTTTGTCTTCCTTGTCTTGCCCAAGCAAAGAACCTGATCCTGCCATGGTGTTAAATAAAGATCAAAGGGGGAAAGAATCTGTATTTATGAAGCTTTTACGCTGGATAATAGCATCAGTGATTCTAGGCAGAATTTCGGGCAAatcttcaaaaattaattcaaagatGTTAAACAGAACAGGGATTGAAAGCCTGCAGTCCCTGTTAGAAGCTGTGGAGGAAGAAAAAGATGCAAGTAGAGAAGAAGATTTTCGTTCAAATGAAGCCTTAGCAGCCATAATTCTCTACCTACAACAGATTAGTGGAATGAATGTTAGCACTATTTCATCTGTCGTCTCAGCACTTTGTTTATTGCTTCTTCCATCCTCTAGCACAGCAG TAAAGGAAGTTTTGGATACGAACCGCTCGACAATTGCATTCCTCTGCTCAAAGATTCGCTGCCCCATTGAAGCCAATTCTTCTTGGAGATG GTCTTATTATCAACCATGGAACAACTTTACATCAAGCAAAACTGATATTGAAGAGATGGAAGAAAAACATGCATGCCAAAGCCTTCTCATGATCTTTTCCAATGCTTTTGGAGGTGAGTACCTTGGTTTACCTCCTCTTTCTCATCAGGATGTTGAGATTTCTGAATTGTTTGAGTGGGAGAAACATAACTTACTCCAAACAATTCAATGA